The segment AATAAAAGGTGATAAGTTTTCAGTAGGTTATCTTTATAAAGATAAAAATATTTCATTCACAAATCAAAATATACAATTGCAAAAAGATGATATTTTATATTTGTTTACTGATGGATTTGCAGATCAGTTTGGAGGTCCTGATGATAAAAAATTTAAAAATAAACAGTTTAAACAATTATTAATAGATATACATGAAAAACCTTTGAATGAACAAGAAAAAATTCTTGAAAACACTTTTAATAATTGGAAAAAAAATATGGAGCAAATTGATGACGTATTAGTAATAGGTATCAGAATATAATAAAGACAAAAGTGTCGAATTTGTAATGATTTTAGAGTATTCCCGAAATAATTATAAAAATTCAAACGAATTTTAAAACTTTCCAAGTTTCAAAAACCTGAAAAGTCTTTTATCCCTGATTTAAGTATCAAAAATCGATATTGAAAATAACTTTCTGCCAACTATTAAGTATTTTATAAATAAAAAATCATATATTTATATTCCATAATTTATTATTTTGCCTGAATAATTACTTAATGATTAATGCATAATTATTTAAAATATAAAATTAACATAACAACATTATTTTTGTTGTTTTTTCTTTCTTCGTATTCTTTTCCTATAGAGTCCTTTATTTTAACGAATCAAGAATTTGTAAATTTTGTTAAATATATTGAAATATTTGAGGATACATCAAAAAATCATACTATTGCTACGATTTCTTCAATAACAGCCTTTAACAAGGATAAATTAAAAAAAAATAAAAAAGAAATACATTTTGATTTTAACAATTCAATATTCTGGTTAAAATTTAAAATAATTAATAAAAATAATTATAATAAAACTATGGTTCTTGAAATAAAGAACCCTACTATTAACAAAATTCAGCTATTCGAAAAACATAAAAACAAAATACTTGAAACAAATATAACAGGCGATGCATTACACTTTAATACAAGGCAAATTAAAAACAGAAATTTTATTTATGAATTAAACCTTAAACCAAATTCAGAATATGAATACTATTTATCTATTGAAAGTGAAGGTGATGCATTAAATATTCCTGTTTTTTTGTATTCGCAATCTGCGTTTATATGTAAAATAGGAAACTCTAATATTTTTAATGGACTATTTTACGGGATTATTCTGGCTATATTAATAACTACATTTATATTCTGGATTGTAAATTTAAGACAAAAAGACAGCTTATTTTATATTTGGTTTTTTGTTTATGTGTTTTTTGTTGGATTATTTAATCTTAATATAGATGGTTTTGCATTTCAATATATTTGGCCGGGCTCACCATGGTTAACGAATAATATGATAATAGCTCTTCCTATGATCGGATGGTTTTGTTTGGCAAGATTTACAAATGAATTTTTTGAAATAAAGAAAAATAACAAAAATCTTCATAGTTTTATTTCTATCTTAAGTTACATTATAATCATTTTTGTTATTATTTCATTTACTAATATATTAAATTTAAAAACTCAAATATTTCTTGTTATAGTTTTTTCAATGCTATTGTTAATTGTTATAAACTATACTGCTATTTTATTTTTTAAGTATAATAAAAAATTATCATCTTATTTTATTCTTGCTTTTTTAGCATTAATTATTTCAGCTATTGTTATTTTTACAAATATCTACTTTGGTTCGTTTAATTATATAATAAGAGATTTCGCTATGAAAATTGGTATGGCTTTACAGGTTATTATCTTATTAATAGCTTTATCAATTCGGATAAAAATAAAACAAGACAATATATATAATAAATCAATAAAAAAAATAAAGGAATTAAAAGAAGCTGCCAAAATTGAATTAGAAAAAAAAGTAATAGACAGAACTCTTTTAGTAACTGAAAGTAAAAACAAATTAGAAGAAGCATATAAATTAATAAATCAAAAAAATAAAGATTTAGAAAAATCCTTTAAAAAATCAAGCAATCATTATATTAAGCTTCAAAAAGCATTAATACTTATTAATAAACAAAAGCAAAATCTTGAAAATGCCAATATCGAAATAAAAGAAAGCACAAGACTAAAAGAAATTTTTCTTGCAAATACAAGTCATGAAATTAGAACTCCATTAAATGCAATTGCCGGTTTTACAAATCTATTATTAAAAACTATTTTATCACCAAAACAAATTTCATATTTAAAAAATATTAAAGCCTCAGGAGACAATTTACTTGTTGTTATTAATGATATATTAGATTTTTCAAAAATTGAAGCAGGAAAACTGAAAATTGAAAAAGTTGAATTTAACATATTCGATTTAGTTGATAATGTTATTAGTACTTTTAATGTAAAAACAGATGAAAAAAATATTGATTTAATATATAAAATTGACCAAAATATACCTGAAATTCTTGTTGGTGATCCTGTAAGATTAAACCAGATTTTAATAAATCTGATTGGAAATGCAATAAAATTTACTGGTACAAAAGGAAAAATAAAATTATTAATAAATCTCAGATCAGGGAATGATAATTTTGATATTGTTTTTAAAGTTATTGATACAGGAATCGGTATTGCTAAAGAAAATATAAATGTAATTTTTGATAGTTTTACACAAGCCGAAAGAAATACTACACGTAAATATGGTGGCTCAGGGTTAGGTTTAACAATAGTAAAACAATTAATTGATTTGCAAAATGGTAATATATCAGTTGAAAGTGAAATAAATAAAGGAACAACATTTACTTTCAATTTGATATTTGGAAAAGTTAAAGAAAAATTACAAGAACCAATTAAAGAAAAGGATATTATTTTTGAAAAAGATAACTTGCTTGATTTGAATATTCTTGTTGTTGAAGATAATGAAATAAATCAACAATTAGCTATAGATACAATCGATTCATGGGAGCAAAATATTAAAGTGGATATAGCAAATAATGGTATTGATGCAATTAAAAAAATTGAAGATAACGACTATCATTTAATCCTTATGGACATACAAATGCCACAAATGGACGGAATAGAAACCTCTATACACATTAGAAAAAAACTTCCACATCCAAAAAACAAAATACCTATAATTGCTATGACAGCCCATACTATGGAAGATGAAAAAGATAATTGTTTAAAAATTGGTATTAATGATTATATTTCAAAACCTTTTAATCCTGATGAGTTATATGTTAAAATAAAACTATTTACTAATCAGGATAATGAAAATGTACTTAAAAAAGAAATACCTGCACATGATAAATTTATTGATAATAATATTTCAAATCAAAAGTATACAAAATCATTTAAAAACTCTATACAAGTTATTCAGGAAACTAAATTAAAATTCATAAAACTTGATAAGCTAAATAAAATTTACAAAAGTGATTTAAAAAAGATTAAAAAAATAATTAAATTATATCTTATCTCAATACCCGGAGAAATTGAAGAATTAGATAGAGCAATAGAAGATAAAAATTGGGAAATTGTTAAAAATGTTGCACATACGCTAAAACCAAAAATGATTTATCTTGGTTTGAAAAATCTTCATAATTATTCAAAAACAATTGAAATTAATGCTAGAAATCAAGAAAATATAGAAAAAATACCAGACTTGTTGAACAAAATAAAAGATAATTGGATTTTTATAGAAAAAGATTTGGACGAAATATTAAATGCGTAATTAGTGTCTGTAAAAAAACTCTTGTATTGTCATTTCGACTGAAAGGAGAAATCTCATAACTAAATGTATATCAATTGAATGAGATTTCTCACTTCGTTCGAAATGACAGCATAATAATAAATTTCAAGGGTTTTCTTACAGACACTAATTAACAATTATAAAACTTCTACATATTGAAAAAAACATTAATTATAATATTAATTACTACAAATTTTATATTTCTTAATTATTATAATTATGCAAATATTGATAGTTTAAAAAATAGTCTTTTAACAGTTTCTATATATAAAAAATCCGAGATTTTAAATAACCTTTCATTTGAATTCAAAAATATCAATCTTGATTCATCCTTTTATTATGCAGAGCTTGCATTAAAATGTTCAAAAAAAAATAAAATTAAATTTGAAGAAGGCAGGGCTTTATTAAGAATTGCTAATAATCATTATGCTACATCAAATTTACTAAGTGGTGAAAAATATTATTACAATGCTTTATCGGTATTCAAAGAACTTGACAATAAAAATAAAATTGTAAAAATATATAACAATCTGGGAATTATTAACAATATGCAAGGTCGATATAAAAAGTCAATTGAATATTTTCAGAAATCACTTTCAATAAAACAAAAATTAAATAATGATAGCATATCAATAGCGAATACTTTGCTTAATATTGGAAATGTTTATTTTTCATGGATGAACTGGGATAAAGCTACTGATTTCTATTTTGATGCTTTATGTTTATTTGAACAAACGAATAATGAATATGGAATAGCCAGTACTCTAAATAGTATGGGTAATGTATATCAAAAACTTGAAATCTATAATAAAGCTATTGATTATTTTAGTCAGGCATTAATTATATATAATAAATTAGATGCTAAAAGAGAAATTGCTACAACTATTTCAAATATCGGTAATATTTATTATTTTTTTTACAATGATTATAACAAAGCACTAAAAAACTATAAAAATGCCAATTTAATTCATACAGAAATTAATGATTATAATGGCATAGTTGTAACATTATATAATATTGGACATACATATATTAAATTAAAAAAATATAATATGGCATTGGAAGCCTTTAAGAAAAGCCTTAATTTAGCTGAGAAACACCAACTTAAAAACCAAATAATATTAAATTACGAATCACTGTCAATAATATATGAATTAATGGATAATGATAAAATCTCTTTAGATTACTATAAAAAATTTCATAATCTTAAAGATTCTATATTTAATGAAGAAGGAAGAAATAAACTGGCTGAGTACAAAACAAAATATGAAACAGAAAAAAAAGAAATAGAAATAGAACTTCTAAAAAAAGAAAAAACTATTTATACTTATAAGCTAAAAAATCAAAAAATTCTCAGAAATTCTGTTATTATCGGATATAGTTTAATATGTTTGCTTATTGGATTAGTATTTATTCTTTTATTTAGTAAAAGAAAAATTGAAAATGTTGTATAAATATTGAATTTTTAATAAAATAAACATAAATTTGAAATAGATAAGATATAATAAAAATGAACAAATTATTATTAATATTAGCAATAACTACCCTATTATTTATAGATTCATACTCGTCAAAAGTTCATGTAAATAATAAATCTTCAATAAAAAACGAAAATCAAAAAAACGAATATTTAGAACAGGTAAAAGATAAAAAAATTATTATAAATGACGATTTTACCTCCCAATCAATAGGGAAATTAATGTGGTTTTATGAAGACAACGAAAAAGTATTATCAATAAACGATGTATGTAAACCTGAATTTTCTTTAAAATATAAAAAAAGTGATAAAGACATACCGTATTTTGGATATAAAAATTCATCATACTGGATGCGATTTTCTATAATAAATAATACAAATACATTAAAACAACTTTTTCTTGAAATAAGTTATCCCTTACTATATAAAATAAGTCTTTATACTCCTGGTGGTAATTCCGGATATACAGTAAAACTTTCAGGTAATGGAATAGCATTTAACAATAGAGAAATTGCAGAACCAACCAATTTATTTGAACTTATAATAAAACCAAACCAGGAAATAACATATTACTGCCTAATTGAAAGTAAAGGAGTTGATTTAACTATACCAATATCACTAAGTACTCAAAAAAAGTATCAACATTCATCAAAACAAAATTTATTCTTTTCAGGACTTTATTACGGAATTTTGTTCCTGATGATATTAATTAATCTGTTTTACCTTATTAATTTAAAAGACAGAGCCTATCTGTATTATATATTGTATGTTTTATTTTTAGGATTGTTCCTTTTAGCAAGAGACGGACTGGCTTTTCAATATTTTTGGCCAAATAATCCTGTATGGGCAAATAATGCTGATGTTACATTTGCATTATTATCAATAATAGCAATGTTGCTTTTTGTTAAAACAACATTAAAAACTAAAATATTTTTACCAATTTATAATAAATTAATTATTTATTCAATATTCGGTTTTTCAGTATTATTAATTACAAGCCTTATTTTGTCTCCTTTTTATGCAATCGGTAATTATTCAGTTGCTTTTACTATTTTATTAGTTTATTTAGTTTCAATTCCTTCATTAAAACATGATATTCCGATAGCACTTTATTTTATTATAGGTATTAGTTTTTTAGTAATAGGGGTAGTAATTTTTATATTGAAAAATTTTGGTTTTTTCAGCTATCATACAGGAGAAATTGCTATAAAAACAGGGTCGGTAATCGACATAATAATTCTTTCATTAGGATTAACGGTCAGGTTTAAAACAATTCTAAAAAAATCTCAAAATGAAGCACTTAAAAATTTAGAAAAAATAAATCAAATAAAAGATAAAATAAATGTTAAACTTGATAAAATAAATATTAAACTCGAAGAAGAAGTTAAAAAACGAACAACAGAATTAGAAAATAGAAATATAAAATTAGAAGAAGTTTCTAAAGCATTACAAAAACGAAAAGATGAAATACAATCACAAAAAGATTTGCTCGAAATTAGTAATATTGAACTCGAACAATTATCATTAGTTGCCAGAGAAACCGATAATGCAATAGCAATTTTTAATCATAAAATGGACCTTGAATGGTTAAACAGGGGATTTGTTAAATTAACAGGTTTTTCTTTTGATGAAATATTAAAAAATAGAGGAACAAAATTATACAATATAAGCGATAACACCGATATAAAAAATATAGTTAACAAATGTGTTTCTGAAAAGAATTCTGTGGTATATAACACAAAAAGTGTAACAAAAGATAATAGAAAAGTATGGGTACGTACTACATTAACACCAATTTTTGATGATAACGGAAAATTAGAAAAATTAATTGCAATTGATGCTGATATAACAAAATTGGTGCTTGCAGAACAAGAAATTAATCAAAGGCAAGAAGAAATAAAAGCGCAACATAACGAAATTGAAAAACAAAATATAAGTCTTGAAAAAGCATATATAAAAGTAAAAGAAAGTGCCAGACTAAAAGAAATATTTCTTGCTAATACATCTCATGAAATAAGAACACCTTTAAATGGAATTTTAGGATTTACAAATTTGCTTTTAAAATCTGAACTTAAAAAAAAGCAACTATCATACATTCAAAATATTAAAACATCAGGTGATAATTTATTAGTTGTAATTGATGATATTTTAGACTTTTCAAAAATAGAA is part of the Bacteroidales bacterium genome and harbors:
- a CDS encoding response regulator; its protein translation is MNKLLLILAITTLLFIDSYSSKVHVNNKSSIKNENQKNEYLEQVKDKKIIINDDFTSQSIGKLMWFYEDNEKVLSINDVCKPEFSLKYKKSDKDIPYFGYKNSSYWMRFSIINNTNTLKQLFLEISYPLLYKISLYTPGGNSGYTVKLSGNGIAFNNREIAEPTNLFELIIKPNQEITYYCLIESKGVDLTIPISLSTQKKYQHSSKQNLFFSGLYYGILFLMILINLFYLINLKDRAYLYYILYVLFLGLFLLARDGLAFQYFWPNNPVWANNADVTFALLSIIAMLLFVKTTLKTKIFLPIYNKLIIYSIFGFSVLLITSLILSPFYAIGNYSVAFTILLVYLVSIPSLKHDIPIALYFIIGISFLVIGVVIFILKNFGFFSYHTGEIAIKTGSVIDIIILSLGLTVRFKTILKKSQNEALKNLEKINQIKDKINVKLDKINIKLEEEVKKRTTELENRNIKLEEVSKALQKRKDEIQSQKDLLEISNIELEQLSLVARETDNAIAIFNHKMDLEWLNRGFVKLTGFSFDEILKNRGTKLYNISDNTDIKNIVNKCVSEKNSVVYNTKSVTKDNRKVWVRTTLTPIFDDNGKLEKLIAIDADITKLVLAEQEINQRQEEIKAQHNEIEKQNISLEKAYIKVKESARLKEIFLANTSHEIRTPLNGILGFTNLLLKSELKKKQLSYIQNIKTSGDNLLVVIDDILDFSKIEADKLTIEKVDFSLNRIIEQLIKNLKIKSDEKNISLIHRIDSKIPDILVGDPVRLNQILINLIGNAIKFTHNEGKVNLNVKLVKKSKSHLEVAFKIIDNGIGISKDKLKDIFESFTQAKSDTTRKFGGTGLGLSIVKRLVELQKGKIDVKSKINSGTTFTFILTFEIGKTMYPKEITQTRIGIGKCHPKDIKILLVEDNEINQQLAVDTIHMWNEDFIVDIAPNGQIAVDMFQKTDYNLIFMDIQMPVMDGYDTTVFIRKQFSQPKSNTPIIAMTAHAMQHEKEKCIKIGMNDYISKPFIPEDLYNKIKMYTCYKVVELIQKNKSFNINNIFCTATEFIESKITKNKPAIISNEINFKHIDLSKLLKIYNYNNQKVQKIIQMYVDSVPSEMKELRNAFELKNWQVLRAKAHTLKPKMGYIGLNKSFDELKTIEINSENQNNIKEIKELIKNVENAWKKAEKELKKFLS
- a CDS encoding response regulator, producing the protein MHNYLKYKINITTLFLLFFLSSYSFPIESFILTNQEFVNFVKYIEIFEDTSKNHTIATISSITAFNKDKLKKNKKEIHFDFNNSIFWLKFKIINKNNYNKTMVLEIKNPTINKIQLFEKHKNKILETNITGDALHFNTRQIKNRNFIYELNLKPNSEYEYYLSIESEGDALNIPVFLYSQSAFICKIGNSNIFNGLFYGIILAILITTFIFWIVNLRQKDSLFYIWFFVYVFFVGLFNLNIDGFAFQYIWPGSPWLTNNMIIALPMIGWFCLARFTNEFFEIKKNNKNLHSFISILSYIIIIFVIISFTNILNLKTQIFLVIVFSMLLLIVINYTAILFFKYNKKLSSYFILAFLALIISAIVIFTNIYFGSFNYIIRDFAMKIGMALQVIILLIALSIRIKIKQDNIYNKSIKKIKELKEAAKIELEKKVIDRTLLVTESKNKLEEAYKLINQKNKDLEKSFKKSSNHYIKLQKALILINKQKQNLENANIEIKESTRLKEIFLANTSHEIRTPLNAIAGFTNLLLKTILSPKQISYLKNIKASGDNLLVVINDILDFSKIEAGKLKIEKVEFNIFDLVDNVISTFNVKTDEKNIDLIYKIDQNIPEILVGDPVRLNQILINLIGNAIKFTGTKGKIKLLINLRSGNDNFDIVFKVIDTGIGIAKENINVIFDSFTQAERNTTRKYGGSGLGLTIVKQLIDLQNGNISVESEINKGTTFTFNLIFGKVKEKLQEPIKEKDIIFEKDNLLDLNILVVEDNEINQQLAIDTIDSWEQNIKVDIANNGIDAIKKIEDNDYHLILMDIQMPQMDGIETSIHIRKKLPHPKNKIPIIAMTAHTMEDEKDNCLKIGINDYISKPFNPDELYVKIKLFTNQDNENVLKKEIPAHDKFIDNNISNQKYTKSFKNSIQVIQETKLKFIKLDKLNKIYKSDLKKIKKIIKLYLISIPGEIEELDRAIEDKNWEIVKNVAHTLKPKMIYLGLKNLHNYSKTIEINARNQENIEKIPDLLNKIKDNWIFIEKDLDEILNA
- a CDS encoding tetratricopeptide repeat protein, which gives rise to MKKTLIIILITTNFIFLNYYNYANIDSLKNSLLTVSIYKKSEILNNLSFEFKNINLDSSFYYAELALKCSKKNKIKFEEGRALLRIANNHYATSNLLSGEKYYYNALSVFKELDNKNKIVKIYNNLGIINNMQGRYKKSIEYFQKSLSIKQKLNNDSISIANTLLNIGNVYFSWMNWDKATDFYFDALCLFEQTNNEYGIASTLNSMGNVYQKLEIYNKAIDYFSQALIIYNKLDAKREIATTISNIGNIYYFFYNDYNKALKNYKNANLIHTEINDYNGIVVTLYNIGHTYIKLKKYNMALEAFKKSLNLAEKHQLKNQIILNYESLSIIYELMDNDKISLDYYKKFHNLKDSIFNEEGRNKLAEYKTKYETEKKEIEIELLKKEKTIYTYKLKNQKILRNSVIIGYSLICLLIGLVFILLFSKRKIENVV